In Oncorhynchus kisutch isolate 150728-3 linkage group LG7, Okis_V2, whole genome shotgun sequence, one DNA window encodes the following:
- the LOC109894474 gene encoding 60 kDa lysophospholipase isoform X1 — protein sequence MAECKKSTSCPSPASEMTSLARALSHSRLSQPDQSVIKSHTSVYRSNVVQPGRRRRLSSSNSVESLDVSPCAEARVLVINTGGTIGMMYHNNVLSPEPNAFVKALRKLPILHDEQYALQTRMYDYYSTSGPQENTLVLPMPTDLADELSKRLCKQNKRIVYTVLEYSPLLDSCNMTTDDWATIGKDIEKHYEKYDGFVILHGTDTMAYTASALSFMCEHLGKPVILTGSQVPIYEMRNDGRDNLLGALLIAGQFVIPEVCLYFHNKLYRGNRVTKVDSGSFNAFNSPNLAPLANAEVDIKINWDTVWRANTTSRFRVSTQMNRNVGLLRLFPGITAMTVKSFLQAPMEAIVLETYGSGNAPDNRADLLEEFRNATERGVIIVNCTQCLRGSVTTSYATGKALSDAGLVAGCDMTPEAALCKLSYVLARTDLSIEAKRKMLSQNLRGEMIADLQGAKLTLSDSRFIQVIAKSLSISCKEELEAVRDALTPTLACAASKIGDLEALDAIKEMGSNLSLGDYDGRTPLHIASCEGHLNVVQYLLSQGATVYAKDRYGDTPLRNAVRFRHKEVVKLLRKTGAHFSRDELEDAGSELCSLAASADIKGLEMWHLAGGDLDTPGYDGQTPMEVAKAVGNEVVIDFIHQVSQSHAQVRDGLSSSVTVLLCAPPTAFISASIKRAYLSDLSSLKSNKVNNILLYRSLSVYIV from the exons ATGGCGGAATGTAAAAAGTCTACCTCATGTCCGTCTCCAGCTTCAGAAATGACCTCTCTCGCTAGAGCTTTGTCGCATTCAAGGTTGAGTCAACCTGATCAGTCTGTGATCAAGTCGCATACTTCTGTTTACCGGAGCAATGTGGTGCAGCCAGGCCGACGGAGGAGGTTGTCGAGCAGCAACAGTGTTGAGTCTCTGGATGTGAGCCCTTGTGCTGAAGCGCGAGTCTTGGTCATCAACACCGGAGGAACTATCGGGATGATGTACCATAATAACG TGCTGTCCCCAGAGCCTAATGCGTTTGTGAAGGCCCTGCGAAAGCTTCCCATCCTCCATGATGAGCAGTATGCCCTGCAGACCCGTATGTACGACTACTACAGCACGAGTGGCCCACAGGAGAACACCCTTGTCCTGCC GATGCCGACAGACCTCGCTGATGAACTATCAAAAAG GCTGTGCAAACAAAATAAGAGGATAGTGTACACTGTTTTAGAGTACAGCCCCTTGCTGGACTCTTGCAATATGACCACAGATGACTGGGCCACAATTGGGAAGGACATTGAG AAACACTATGAGAAGTATGACGGTTTTGTCATTCTCCACGGCACGGACACCATGGCCTACACAGCATCCGCTCTGTCCTTCATGTGTGAGCATCTAGGGAAGCCTGTCATCCTCACCGGCTCCCAG GTGCCGATCTATGAGATGAGGAACGATGGAAGAGACAACCTGTTGGGGGCGCTGCTGATCGCTGGTCAGTTTGTCATTCCTGAG GTTTGTCTGTATTTCCACAACAAGCTGTACCGGGGCAACCGTGTGACCAAGGTGGATTCTGGGAGTTTCAATGCCTTCAATTCTCCTAACCTGGCTCCTCTGGCCAATGCTGAAGTGGATATTAAAA TTAACTGGGACACGGTGTGGAGAGCAAACACAACATCGCGGTTCAGAGTGAGCACTCAGATGAACCGTAACGTGGGTCTGCTGAGACTCTTCCCAGGCATCACTGCGATGACC gtgaAGTCCTTCCTGCAGGCGCCCATGGAGGCCATCGTCCTGGAGACGTATGGTAGTGGAAACGCCCCTGACAACCGTGCTGACCTGCTTGAGGAGTTCCGGAATGCCACAGAGAGGGGCGTGATCATAGTCAACTGCACCCAGTGTCTGAGGGGTTCTGTCACCACATCGTACGCCACTGGAAAG GCCTTGAGTGACGCAGGACTGGTGGCAGGCTGTGATATGACTCCTGAGGCTGCCCTGTGCAAGCTGTCCTACGTGCTGGCCAGGACGGACCTCAGCATAGAGGCCAAAAGAAAG ATGCTGAGTCAGAACCTGCGGGGAGAGATGATCGCTGACCTGCAGGGGGCCAAGCTCACTCTGAGTGACAGTCGCTTCATCCAGGTCATCGCCAAGTCCCTGAGCATCAGCTGTAAGGAG GAGCTAGAAGCCGTCCGGGATGCTCTGACACCCACCTTAGCTTGTGCCGCTTCTAAGATAGGAGACTTGGAGGCCTTGGATGCCATAAAGGAGATG GGCAGTAACTTAAGTCTGGGGGATTATGATGGACGTACCCCTCTGCACATCGCTTCCTGTGAGGGCCACCTCAATGTGGTGCAGTATCTACTGAGCCAGGGCGCCACTGTCTACGCCAAAGATCGCTATGGGGACACACCCCTGCGCAATGCTGTGCGCTTCAG ACACAAAGAGGTGGTGAAGCTGCTGAGAAAGACTGGAGCTCATTTCTCCAGGGATGAGTTGGAGGATGCCGGCTCAGAGCTGTGCAG TCTGGCAGCCAGTGCTGACATCAAGGGCCTGGAGATGTGGCACCTGGCCGGGGGAGACCTGGACACGCCAGGCTACGACGGGCAGACGCCGATGGAGGTG GCTAAGGCTGTGGGGAATGAAGTTGTGATTGACTTCATACACCAGGTCAGCCAGTCCCACGCCCAGGTAAGAGATGGACTATCATCTAGCGTTACTGTTCTCCTCTGTGCTCCTCCAACAGCATTCATCTCTGCTTCAATTAAGAGAGCTTATCTCTCTGACCTGAGCTCACTGAAATCAAACAAAGTGAATAATATTTTACTGTATCGGTCTTTGTCAGTTTATATTGTCTGA
- the LOC109894474 gene encoding 60 kDa lysophospholipase isoform X2: MAECKKSTSCPSPASEMTSLARALSHSRLSQPDQSVIKSHTSVYRSNVVQPGRRRRLSSSNSVESLDVSPCAEARVLVINTGGTIGMMYHNNVLSPEPNAFVKALRKLPILHDEQYALQTRMYDYYSTSGPQENTLVLPLCKQNKRIVYTVLEYSPLLDSCNMTTDDWATIGKDIEKHYEKYDGFVILHGTDTMAYTASALSFMCEHLGKPVILTGSQVPIYEMRNDGRDNLLGALLIAGQFVIPEVCLYFHNKLYRGNRVTKVDSGSFNAFNSPNLAPLANAEVDIKINWDTVWRANTTSRFRVSTQMNRNVGLLRLFPGITAMTVKSFLQAPMEAIVLETYGSGNAPDNRADLLEEFRNATERGVIIVNCTQCLRGSVTTSYATGKALSDAGLVAGCDMTPEAALCKLSYVLARTDLSIEAKRKMLSQNLRGEMIADLQGAKLTLSDSRFIQVIAKSLSISCKEELEAVRDALTPTLACAASKIGDLEALDAIKEMGSNLSLGDYDGRTPLHIASCEGHLNVVQYLLSQGATVYAKDRYGDTPLRNAVRFRHKEVVKLLRKTGAHFSRDELEDAGSELCSLAASADIKGLEMWHLAGGDLDTPGYDGQTPMEVAKAVGNEVVIDFIHQVSQSHAQVRDGLSSSVTVLLCAPPTAFISASIKRAYLSDLSSLKSNKVNNILLYRSLSVYIV, translated from the exons ATGGCGGAATGTAAAAAGTCTACCTCATGTCCGTCTCCAGCTTCAGAAATGACCTCTCTCGCTAGAGCTTTGTCGCATTCAAGGTTGAGTCAACCTGATCAGTCTGTGATCAAGTCGCATACTTCTGTTTACCGGAGCAATGTGGTGCAGCCAGGCCGACGGAGGAGGTTGTCGAGCAGCAACAGTGTTGAGTCTCTGGATGTGAGCCCTTGTGCTGAAGCGCGAGTCTTGGTCATCAACACCGGAGGAACTATCGGGATGATGTACCATAATAACG TGCTGTCCCCAGAGCCTAATGCGTTTGTGAAGGCCCTGCGAAAGCTTCCCATCCTCCATGATGAGCAGTATGCCCTGCAGACCCGTATGTACGACTACTACAGCACGAGTGGCCCACAGGAGAACACCCTTGTCCTGCC GCTGTGCAAACAAAATAAGAGGATAGTGTACACTGTTTTAGAGTACAGCCCCTTGCTGGACTCTTGCAATATGACCACAGATGACTGGGCCACAATTGGGAAGGACATTGAG AAACACTATGAGAAGTATGACGGTTTTGTCATTCTCCACGGCACGGACACCATGGCCTACACAGCATCCGCTCTGTCCTTCATGTGTGAGCATCTAGGGAAGCCTGTCATCCTCACCGGCTCCCAG GTGCCGATCTATGAGATGAGGAACGATGGAAGAGACAACCTGTTGGGGGCGCTGCTGATCGCTGGTCAGTTTGTCATTCCTGAG GTTTGTCTGTATTTCCACAACAAGCTGTACCGGGGCAACCGTGTGACCAAGGTGGATTCTGGGAGTTTCAATGCCTTCAATTCTCCTAACCTGGCTCCTCTGGCCAATGCTGAAGTGGATATTAAAA TTAACTGGGACACGGTGTGGAGAGCAAACACAACATCGCGGTTCAGAGTGAGCACTCAGATGAACCGTAACGTGGGTCTGCTGAGACTCTTCCCAGGCATCACTGCGATGACC gtgaAGTCCTTCCTGCAGGCGCCCATGGAGGCCATCGTCCTGGAGACGTATGGTAGTGGAAACGCCCCTGACAACCGTGCTGACCTGCTTGAGGAGTTCCGGAATGCCACAGAGAGGGGCGTGATCATAGTCAACTGCACCCAGTGTCTGAGGGGTTCTGTCACCACATCGTACGCCACTGGAAAG GCCTTGAGTGACGCAGGACTGGTGGCAGGCTGTGATATGACTCCTGAGGCTGCCCTGTGCAAGCTGTCCTACGTGCTGGCCAGGACGGACCTCAGCATAGAGGCCAAAAGAAAG ATGCTGAGTCAGAACCTGCGGGGAGAGATGATCGCTGACCTGCAGGGGGCCAAGCTCACTCTGAGTGACAGTCGCTTCATCCAGGTCATCGCCAAGTCCCTGAGCATCAGCTGTAAGGAG GAGCTAGAAGCCGTCCGGGATGCTCTGACACCCACCTTAGCTTGTGCCGCTTCTAAGATAGGAGACTTGGAGGCCTTGGATGCCATAAAGGAGATG GGCAGTAACTTAAGTCTGGGGGATTATGATGGACGTACCCCTCTGCACATCGCTTCCTGTGAGGGCCACCTCAATGTGGTGCAGTATCTACTGAGCCAGGGCGCCACTGTCTACGCCAAAGATCGCTATGGGGACACACCCCTGCGCAATGCTGTGCGCTTCAG ACACAAAGAGGTGGTGAAGCTGCTGAGAAAGACTGGAGCTCATTTCTCCAGGGATGAGTTGGAGGATGCCGGCTCAGAGCTGTGCAG TCTGGCAGCCAGTGCTGACATCAAGGGCCTGGAGATGTGGCACCTGGCCGGGGGAGACCTGGACACGCCAGGCTACGACGGGCAGACGCCGATGGAGGTG GCTAAGGCTGTGGGGAATGAAGTTGTGATTGACTTCATACACCAGGTCAGCCAGTCCCACGCCCAGGTAAGAGATGGACTATCATCTAGCGTTACTGTTCTCCTCTGTGCTCCTCCAACAGCATTCATCTCTGCTTCAATTAAGAGAGCTTATCTCTCTGACCTGAGCTCACTGAAATCAAACAAAGTGAATAATATTTTACTGTATCGGTCTTTGTCAGTTTATATTGTCTGA
- the LOC109894474 gene encoding 60 kDa lysophospholipase isoform X3 translates to MAECKKSTSCPSPASEMTSLARALSHSRLSQPDQSVIKSHTSVYRSNVVQPGRRRRLSSSNSVESLDVSPCAEARVLVINTGGTIGMMYHNNVLSPEPNAFVKALRKLPILHDEQYALQTRMYDYYSTSGPQENTLVLPMPTDLADELSKRLCKQNKRIVYTVLEYSPLLDSCNMTTDDWATIGKDIEKHYEKYDGFVILHGTDTMAYTASALSFMCEHLGKPVILTGSQVPIYEMRNDGRDNLLGALLIAGQFVIPEVCLYFHNKLYRGNRVTKVDSGSFNAFNSPNLAPLANAEVDIKINWDTVWRANTTSRFRVSTQMNRNVGLLRLFPGITAMTVKSFLQAPMEAIVLETYGSGNAPDNRADLLEEFRNATERGVIIVNCTQCLRGSVTTSYATGKALSDAGLVAGCDMTPEAALCKLSYVLARTDLSIEAKRKMLSQNLRGEMIADLQGAKLTLSDSRFIQVIAKSLSISCKEELEAVRDALTPTLACAASKIGDLEALDAIKEMGSNLSLGDYDGRTPLHIASCEGHLNVVQYLLSQGATVYAKDRYGDTPLRNAVRFRHKEVVKLLRKTGAHFSRDELEDAGSELCSLAASADIKGLEMWHLAGGDLDTPGYDGQTPMEVAKAVGNEVVIDFIHQVSQSHAQPLFKDDAEVSLEWPQLALWILLCLVVVPVSPLIVW, encoded by the exons ATGGCGGAATGTAAAAAGTCTACCTCATGTCCGTCTCCAGCTTCAGAAATGACCTCTCTCGCTAGAGCTTTGTCGCATTCAAGGTTGAGTCAACCTGATCAGTCTGTGATCAAGTCGCATACTTCTGTTTACCGGAGCAATGTGGTGCAGCCAGGCCGACGGAGGAGGTTGTCGAGCAGCAACAGTGTTGAGTCTCTGGATGTGAGCCCTTGTGCTGAAGCGCGAGTCTTGGTCATCAACACCGGAGGAACTATCGGGATGATGTACCATAATAACG TGCTGTCCCCAGAGCCTAATGCGTTTGTGAAGGCCCTGCGAAAGCTTCCCATCCTCCATGATGAGCAGTATGCCCTGCAGACCCGTATGTACGACTACTACAGCACGAGTGGCCCACAGGAGAACACCCTTGTCCTGCC GATGCCGACAGACCTCGCTGATGAACTATCAAAAAG GCTGTGCAAACAAAATAAGAGGATAGTGTACACTGTTTTAGAGTACAGCCCCTTGCTGGACTCTTGCAATATGACCACAGATGACTGGGCCACAATTGGGAAGGACATTGAG AAACACTATGAGAAGTATGACGGTTTTGTCATTCTCCACGGCACGGACACCATGGCCTACACAGCATCCGCTCTGTCCTTCATGTGTGAGCATCTAGGGAAGCCTGTCATCCTCACCGGCTCCCAG GTGCCGATCTATGAGATGAGGAACGATGGAAGAGACAACCTGTTGGGGGCGCTGCTGATCGCTGGTCAGTTTGTCATTCCTGAG GTTTGTCTGTATTTCCACAACAAGCTGTACCGGGGCAACCGTGTGACCAAGGTGGATTCTGGGAGTTTCAATGCCTTCAATTCTCCTAACCTGGCTCCTCTGGCCAATGCTGAAGTGGATATTAAAA TTAACTGGGACACGGTGTGGAGAGCAAACACAACATCGCGGTTCAGAGTGAGCACTCAGATGAACCGTAACGTGGGTCTGCTGAGACTCTTCCCAGGCATCACTGCGATGACC gtgaAGTCCTTCCTGCAGGCGCCCATGGAGGCCATCGTCCTGGAGACGTATGGTAGTGGAAACGCCCCTGACAACCGTGCTGACCTGCTTGAGGAGTTCCGGAATGCCACAGAGAGGGGCGTGATCATAGTCAACTGCACCCAGTGTCTGAGGGGTTCTGTCACCACATCGTACGCCACTGGAAAG GCCTTGAGTGACGCAGGACTGGTGGCAGGCTGTGATATGACTCCTGAGGCTGCCCTGTGCAAGCTGTCCTACGTGCTGGCCAGGACGGACCTCAGCATAGAGGCCAAAAGAAAG ATGCTGAGTCAGAACCTGCGGGGAGAGATGATCGCTGACCTGCAGGGGGCCAAGCTCACTCTGAGTGACAGTCGCTTCATCCAGGTCATCGCCAAGTCCCTGAGCATCAGCTGTAAGGAG GAGCTAGAAGCCGTCCGGGATGCTCTGACACCCACCTTAGCTTGTGCCGCTTCTAAGATAGGAGACTTGGAGGCCTTGGATGCCATAAAGGAGATG GGCAGTAACTTAAGTCTGGGGGATTATGATGGACGTACCCCTCTGCACATCGCTTCCTGTGAGGGCCACCTCAATGTGGTGCAGTATCTACTGAGCCAGGGCGCCACTGTCTACGCCAAAGATCGCTATGGGGACACACCCCTGCGCAATGCTGTGCGCTTCAG ACACAAAGAGGTGGTGAAGCTGCTGAGAAAGACTGGAGCTCATTTCTCCAGGGATGAGTTGGAGGATGCCGGCTCAGAGCTGTGCAG TCTGGCAGCCAGTGCTGACATCAAGGGCCTGGAGATGTGGCACCTGGCCGGGGGAGACCTGGACACGCCAGGCTACGACGGGCAGACGCCGATGGAGGTG GCTAAGGCTGTGGGGAATGAAGTTGTGATTGACTTCATACACCAGGTCAGCCAGTCCCACGCCCAG CCTCTGTTTAAAGATGATGCTGAGGTAAGTCTAGAATGGCCACAGCTAGCTCTATGGATTCTCCTATGCTTGGTGGTTGTACCTGTGTCTCCTCTCATCGTATGGTGA